A stretch of DNA from Oceanivirga salmonicida:
AATAATTTAAAGATATATAAAAAAAGAAAGGAGATATACGGTATAGATTATTCTATATTGTATAAATAATATAATGACAAAATATGAGAATTTAGTTAAATTTTGGTTAACAGAATTTGTAGGAGATGAATCAAAATATACTATTAATGTAGTTGAAAAACAAGATAATATGACAATAGAAATAAGTCTTGATAAATCTGACATGGGGAAAATCATAGGAAAAAATGGAAATATAATAACAGCTTTAAGAAATTTTATAAATTCAATATCAAATAAAGATAAAAAAAATGTTAGAATATTAGTTAAGGATATTTAAAATGAATAAAAATTATAATACTTATATAATACTTGGTCTACAATTTGGAGACGAAGGTAAGGGTAAAATTATAGATAGATATGCAGTAGATGCTGATTATGTAATAAAATCTGTTGGCGGAAATAATGCAAGTCATACAATTATAAAAAACGATGAACAAATAGATTTAAATATGTTGCCTATAAGTGTAGTAAACAGTCAGGCTAAATGTATATTGGCAGCAGGAACTGTAATAGATATAGATAATTTTTTTGATGAAGTATATAGCATAGAAAAAACTGGTAAATTATTAACTAATTTATTTATTGATGGTAGGGCTAATATAGTTATGCCATATCACACAAAGATAGATAATGTTAAAGAAAAAATATTAGGTAAAAATGTTGTTCATTCATCTAAAAATGGTATAGGACCTTGTTATGTAGATAAAATATCTAAAATAGGAATAAGAATATCGGATTTATTAAATCCAGAAATTTTAAGAAATAAAATAACGCAAAATTTAAAAGAAAAAAATGATGTTTTAGTTAAATATAATGAAAATCCTATTGACGTAGAATACCTTGTAGAAAAATATACAGATTATGCAGAGAAATTAAGATATAGAATTATAGATGCAGTTAGTGAAATAAATAAAGCCATAGATGAAGGCGAAAAAGTAATATTTGAAGGAAGTCAGGCTTTAATGCTAGATAATGATTTTGGGACATACCCTGATGTAGTATCAACTGGTACTAATGCTTCAAGTATATGTAGTGGTGCAGGAATACCACCTTATAAGATTTCAAATATTATAGGAGTTATGAAAGCATACACAACCAGAGTATCAGGTGGTCTATTTCCTAGCGAAGTTTTTTTTGAAACAAGAGAACATTTTGCAAGAAAAGGAAATGAATATGTTACGGGAACTAATGTATTTAGGAGATGCGGTTGGTTAGACTTGGTTTTATTAAAATATAGTATAATGATAAATGGTGTTACTGATATTAATTTGACTAAATTAGATGTATTGACTGGTTTAGATAAAATAAAAATAGCAGTAGGGTATGAAATAGATAAAATAGTTTATCCTACTTATCCTTTGGAATGTGATAATAACAAAGATATTGATATATTATATAAAGAATTTGATGGTTGGTCAGAAGATATATCAAATATAAAAGAATATGCTGATTTACCTGAAAATTGTAAAAGATATATTGAGTATATTGAAGGATACTTGGGAGTTAGAATAAGTTTAATATCAGTAGGTTCTAAAAAAGAACAAATAATAATTAAATAAAGTCTAGGTAGATTTTTTTGACAGGAGTTAAGTATGCAATATTATAAAAATTTTTTTAAGAAAGTAAAAATTAAGGAGGAAATAATGAAAGGAACTATATGTGTTGATGGAGTAGTTGGAGTTGGTAAAAGTTCTTTGGCAGAATTAATAGCAAAAAGATATGGGATTAAGGTGTATGAAGAACCAGTAGTAGATAATCCTATTTTAGACAAATTTTATTATGATAAAAAAAGATGGAGTTTTCCTTTGCAAATATTCTTTCTTAATAAAAGATATAAGATGATAAAAGAAGCAGCTAGTTTAGAAACATGTGTTATGGATAGATCAATATATGGTGATGTAATATTTAGTAAAATGTTATATGAAGATGGAGATATGAGTAAGGAAGAATTTGAATTATATGAAGAATTACTATATAACATGCTTGAAAATGTACAAAAACCAGCACTTATGATATATCTTGAAACTTCTGTTGATAATGCAGTTGAGAGAATAAAAAAAAGAGGTAGAGATTACGAACAAATAGTACCAACTGATTATTGGATTAGTCTAGATAAAAATTATAGAGAATATTTTGATAACTATAATTTATCAGAATTTTTAAGAATAAATGTAGATGGACTAGATTTTGTAAATAATGAAAAAGATAAGGAATATATTTTTGATATAATAGATAAAAAATTAGGAATAAAATAATGAAGAAAATAATAAAGTTAAATCCTAAATTAGATTTAGAAGTTGCTTTTGGTATAGACAGTATTAAATTAGAAAATGTAGAAATTGTACCTGTAACAGTTATGCAAATTTTGATATATATAAAAGTTTTAGATGCAAATGATTACAAGGCTATAAGTAGATTAGATACTAATATAAAAAATAAATTAAAAAAAGAAAAAACTAGATATACATTAAAATATTTTTGTAAATTTAAAGATAATGAAAGTCTAGAAAATATTGCTAAATATATGTTAGAACTTATAGATTTTGAAAATTATAATGGAGAAGGTAAATTATCTAAAATAAATATAAGTGTACAAAATAATATAATACAATTAATTGTTTCAAATGACGTAGATAAAAATATAATAGAACATAATAATATTATAAGTATTTTGAAAGATAAAATAATAAGAGCTTATAAAAGACCTATTGAAGTTATTATGGCAAATAACCATATTAAAGCCCCCAAAACAAAAGTTCCTGAGGTAGTTCATAAAACTACCATAGTAGATTTTGAGTTGGGGAAATTTTTAGAATTAGAAGGAGAAATTTTCCATATAGTTGAAAAAAACATAGTTAAAAAAGATGGCGGGAAATTAAAAATAGTTTCTTTCTATATAACAGATAATGAAAATTCTTATGTTTGTAAAAAATTCTATAATGGTGATTTAGAACATGGTATAAAAGTAAATGATATAGTAGAAGTTAAAGGAACTTTTACAAAAGATATGAATTTTGATCAAGATTACTATATTAAAACTAGTTTTATAAAAAAAGTTGGCGAAATTAGTCATGATATAATTGATTCAGCAGAGACTAAAAGAGTAGAACTTGGTATTAAAACTAATATGAGTGAAATGTATTCTAATATTAATTGTAAAAAAATAACAGATATTATGTCTAAAATGGGACATAAGGCTTTTGCAGTTACAGATTTAGGAGCAGTACATAGTTTTCCCTTTATATATAATGAAAAATCAGATGTTAAGGCTATATTGGGTCTAACTGCATATATGGTAGATGATAATGCCAAGTTAGTAATAAATCCTAAAAATGTTGTTTTAGAAGAAGAAACTTATGTTGTATTCGATATAGAAACTACTGGTTTTAATCCTTATGAAGATAAGATTATAGAAATAGGGGCAGTTAAAATAAAGAATTTAGAAGTAATAGATACTTTTTCTTGTTTTGTAAATCCAGAAAGAATAATACCAGAAAAAATAAAAGAATTAACTAATATTTCTGATGAAGACGTTAAAGATGCACAAACTATTGAAAAAGTAATGCCTGAATTTTTAGACTTTGTAAAAGATACAACATTAGTAGCTCATAATGCGAGATTTGACGTTGGTTTTATTACTGAAAAATGTAAACAATTAGATTATAAAACTAATTTTAGCTATATTGATACTATTGAATGGGCAAAACTTACTTTAAAAGATCAAAAAAGATTTAATTTAGATGCATTATGTAAAAGATTTAATATTGCAAATGATGACCACCATAGGGCCTTAAATGATGCTGAAGTTACTGCTAAGATTTTCATTTTGTTACTTAACAGAATATCAGTTATGAATGTAGTAACTTTAACTGACGTAAATGATAAATTACAATTAGATGTTAGTATAGCACCTGTTCAAATGACAACTATATTACTTAAAAGTCAAAAAGGTCTTAGTTCACTTTATGAATTAGTAAGTAAATCATATATAGAATATTTTGGAAGTAAAGTCCCAAGAATTCCTAAAAGTTTATTAGAAAAAAATAAAGAAGAATTATTAATATCATCATCTCCTAGTATGGGCTATAACAATTCAGGGGAATTAGTTAGTATGTATATAAGGGGTATGGATAAAGAAGAAATAGAAGAAGCAGCTAGATTTTATGACTATATTCAAATCTATCCTATAGGTAAATATGAAAAAGAAATAGCAACTGGTGAAATTAGTGGAGAAGATTATGTTAAAGAAATGAATAAATATTTCTATGATTTAGGAAATAAACTAAATAAAAAAACAGTTGCAGTAACAGACGTTATGTATATGACTAAACGGGAATCAAAAGCAAAAAAAGTGCTTCAGATGGCAAATGGAGAATTTAGTAATTTTAAGTATAATTCAAATTCACATTTTAGAACAACTGATGAAATGCTAGATGAATTTTCATATTTAGGAGAAGATATTGCATATGAAGTAGTAGTTAAAAATACTAATGAAATAGCTGATATGATAGAAAAAGTAAGACCTATACCAAAAGGTTTTTATCCTCCTAAAATAGAAGGTGATAGAGAAGAAGTTAAAAAAATTACATATGAAAAAGCACATGAACTATATGGAGAAAAATTACCAAAATTAATTGAGGAAAGAATAGAAAAAGAATTAAATTCAATAATTAATAATGGGTTTGCTGTCCTATATTTAATAGCACAAAAACTAGTTAAAAAATCAGTAGATAACGGCTATTTAGTAGGTTCAAGGGGTTCAGTTGGGTCTTCATTAGTTGCTTATCTTATGGGAATAACAGAAGTTAATGGTTTAGCACCACATTATAGATGCAGTAAATGTAAAAATGTAGAAATATTTGAATTAGAAAAAAGTGGAGTAGATTTACCAGTTAAAAATTGTCCTAATTGTGATATAGAATATATAAGAGATGGGCATGCAATACCTTTTGAAGTATTTATGGGATTTGATGGAGATAAAGTACCAGATATTGATTTAAACTTTTCTGGTGAATTTCAAGGAAATATACATAAGTATACAGAGGAATTATTTGGTAAAGAAAATACATTTAGAGCAGGAACTATATCTACAACAGCATATAATAATGCTATAGGTTATGTAAAAAAATATTATGAAAAATTAGCAAAAGAAAAAGTAAAAGAAGTTTCTAATAAAATATATAATGAAAATTCTAATCAAGATGAAGTTAAAAGTTTTGAAGAAAACTATATTAAAGATGAAATGAAAAAACAATTTCCTGAAATAGAAAGACTTGCTTTAATGATAGAAGGGGCAAGAAAAACAACAGGACAGCATCCAGGGGGTATGGTAGTAGTTCCTAGTGATAAATCAGTATATGAATTTACACCTATACAAAAGCCTGCCAATGATATGAGTTCAGATTCTACTACAACACATTTTGATTATCATGTTATGGATTCACAGTTAGTAAAATTAGATATACTAGGTCATGATGATCCAACTACGCTTAAAAATTTAGAAGATCTTACAGGTATTAGCCCTTATAATATACCTTTAACAGATTCTAAGGTTCTTAGTTTGTTTTCTTCAACAGAAGCTTTAAATGTTACAAGTGAACAAATAGAAACTGATTTAGGAACTAATGGTATACCTGAATTTGGAACAGCCTTTGTTAAAGAAATGTTGAAAGATACTTTGCCTAAGTCATTTACTGAGTTAGTAAGAATATCAGGGCTATCACACGGGACAGATGTATGGCTTAATAATGCACAATATTATGTTAATCAGGGAATTGCTAGTCTAAGTGAGATAATTAGTGTTAGAGACGATATTATGAACTATTTGATTTTGCAAGGAATAGAGAAAAAAACTAGT
This window harbors:
- a CDS encoding adenylosuccinate synthase, which translates into the protein MNKNYNTYIILGLQFGDEGKGKIIDRYAVDADYVIKSVGGNNASHTIIKNDEQIDLNMLPISVVNSQAKCILAAGTVIDIDNFFDEVYSIEKTGKLLTNLFIDGRANIVMPYHTKIDNVKEKILGKNVVHSSKNGIGPCYVDKISKIGIRISDLLNPEILRNKITQNLKEKNDVLVKYNENPIDVEYLVEKYTDYAEKLRYRIIDAVSEINKAIDEGEKVIFEGSQALMLDNDFGTYPDVVSTGTNASSICSGAGIPPYKISNIIGVMKAYTTRVSGGLFPSEVFFETREHFARKGNEYVTGTNVFRRCGWLDLVLLKYSIMINGVTDINLTKLDVLTGLDKIKIAVGYEIDKIVYPTYPLECDNNKDIDILYKEFDGWSEDISNIKEYADLPENCKRYIEYIEGYLGVRISLISVGSKKEQIIIK
- a CDS encoding PolC-type DNA polymerase III yields the protein MKKIIKLNPKLDLEVAFGIDSIKLENVEIVPVTVMQILIYIKVLDANDYKAISRLDTNIKNKLKKEKTRYTLKYFCKFKDNESLENIAKYMLELIDFENYNGEGKLSKINISVQNNIIQLIVSNDVDKNIIEHNNIISILKDKIIRAYKRPIEVIMANNHIKAPKTKVPEVVHKTTIVDFELGKFLELEGEIFHIVEKNIVKKDGGKLKIVSFYITDNENSYVCKKFYNGDLEHGIKVNDIVEVKGTFTKDMNFDQDYYIKTSFIKKVGEISHDIIDSAETKRVELGIKTNMSEMYSNINCKKITDIMSKMGHKAFAVTDLGAVHSFPFIYNEKSDVKAILGLTAYMVDDNAKLVINPKNVVLEEETYVVFDIETTGFNPYEDKIIEIGAVKIKNLEVIDTFSCFVNPERIIPEKIKELTNISDEDVKDAQTIEKVMPEFLDFVKDTTLVAHNARFDVGFITEKCKQLDYKTNFSYIDTIEWAKLTLKDQKRFNLDALCKRFNIANDDHHRALNDAEVTAKIFILLLNRISVMNVVTLTDVNDKLQLDVSIAPVQMTTILLKSQKGLSSLYELVSKSYIEYFGSKVPRIPKSLLEKNKEELLISSSPSMGYNNSGELVSMYIRGMDKEEIEEAARFYDYIQIYPIGKYEKEIATGEISGEDYVKEMNKYFYDLGNKLNKKTVAVTDVMYMTKRESKAKKVLQMANGEFSNFKYNSNSHFRTTDEMLDEFSYLGEDIAYEVVVKNTNEIADMIEKVRPIPKGFYPPKIEGDREEVKKITYEKAHELYGEKLPKLIEERIEKELNSIINNGFAVLYLIAQKLVKKSVDNGYLVGSRGSVGSSLVAYLMGITEVNGLAPHYRCSKCKNVEIFELEKSGVDLPVKNCPNCDIEYIRDGHAIPFEVFMGFDGDKVPDIDLNFSGEFQGNIHKYTEELFGKENTFRAGTISTTAYNNAIGYVKKYYEKLAKEKVKEVSNKIYNENSNQDEVKSFEENYIKDEMKKQFPEIERLALMIEGARKTTGQHPGGMVVVPSDKSVYEFTPIQKPANDMSSDSTTTHFDYHVMDSQLVKLDILGHDDPTTLKNLEDLTGISPYNIPLTDSKVLSLFSSTEALNVTSEQIETDLGTNGIPEFGTAFVKEMLKDTLPKSFTELVRISGLSHGTDVWLNNAQYYVNQGIASLSEIISVRDDIMNYLILQGIEKKTSFKIMEFVRKGQPNKKKEQWEEYKKIMHDAGVKSWYIDSCEKIKYMFPKGHAVAYVMMAMRIAYFKVYHPLEFYTAYLNRKVSSFTMSKAIKPIDQLKARYYELKMANSKNVNDKAEVNLLEILIEMHYRNIELLPVDLYKSEAKTFVIHDGKIRLPFIAVDQLGDVVAQNIVMARQNCEFSSQEDLAKRTGVNTSVMNTLNKYGVVSHLNETDQQTLF
- a CDS encoding KH domain-containing protein — its product is MTKYENLVKFWLTEFVGDESKYTINVVEKQDNMTIEISLDKSDMGKIIGKNGNIITALRNFINSISNKDKKNVRILVKDI
- a CDS encoding deoxynucleoside kinase produces the protein MKGTICVDGVVGVGKSSLAELIAKRYGIKVYEEPVVDNPILDKFYYDKKRWSFPLQIFFLNKRYKMIKEAASLETCVMDRSIYGDVIFSKMLYEDGDMSKEEFELYEELLYNMLENVQKPALMIYLETSVDNAVERIKKRGRDYEQIVPTDYWISLDKNYREYFDNYNLSEFLRINVDGLDFVNNEKDKEYIFDIIDKKLGIK